In Mobula hypostoma chromosome 10, sMobHyp1.1, whole genome shotgun sequence, a single genomic region encodes these proteins:
- the LOC134353306 gene encoding interferon-inducible GTPase 5-like, with translation MGGSSSSEQVAETETPSFFTQEELNKLKSDFDTGGVEKVKPLIEKKVTDLDKTELNIAVTGESGTGKSTFINAMRGLRSDDPGAAEIGTTETTKEPTGYSHPTLPNVRYWDLPGIGSPKFRAARYLTEMKFKRYDFFIIISACRFKENDVKLAKEIKRLGKKFYFVRSKIDIDLYNTRDEKVVFNEEEELEKIRSDCVRSLAEAGFPDPTVFLIAGKKPKHFDFTRLNEGLEGDLNNVKKRIFVLALPNLSVEIVQRKNEILKKHVWMFATLSGGLGAVPVPGFSLACDIGIVIGAIVHFRKCLGLDDASLQRLANRAGKPVEELKATVKAPLLGEITPDVIVRLGWGVAVVTVSALEFALDFVPVIGSIFGAGSSFLMTYKILSAALKDLTENAETVVKVAFETD, from the exons ATGGGAGGGTCAAGCTCCAG tgaacaggtggcagagactgagaccccctcattcttcacacAGGAAGAACTGAACAAACTGAAGTCTGATTTTGATACAGGTGGGGTGGAAAAAGTAAAACCACTGATAGAGAAGAAAGTAACTGATCTGGACAAGACAGAGCTTAACATCGCAGTGACAGGAGAATCAGGTACAGGAAAATCCACCTTCATCAATGCTATGAGAGGACTTCGGAGTGATGATCCAGGAGCAGCTGAAATTGGGACCACAGAAACAACAAAGGAGCCAACTGGGTACTCACATCCCACTCTGCCCAATGTTCGCTATTGGGATCTGCCAGGGATTGGATCTCCAAAATTTCGAGCAGCTAGGTATCTCACAGAAATGAAATTCAAAAGATATGATTTCTTTATCATAATTTCTGCTTGTCGATTCAAAGAAAATGATGTAAAACTTGCCAAAGAGATTAAACGGCTGGGGAAAAAGTTCTATTTTGTCCGCTCTAAGATTGACATTGATCTTTACAACACGAGGGATGAAAAGGTGGTTTTTAATGAAGAAGAGGAGCTGGAAAAGATTCGGAGTGATTGTGTCAGGAGTTTGGCAGAGGCAGGGTTTCCAGATCCAACTGTGTTCCTGATAGCCGGTAAAAAGCCGAAACATTTTGATTTCACTCGGTTAAATGAAGGACTCGAGGGTGATTTAAATAATGTAAAGAAAAGGATCTTTGTCTTGGCCCTTCCAAATCTAAGTGTGGAGATAGTTCAGAGGAAAAATGAGATTCTGAAAAAACATGTCTGGATGTTTGCAACACTCTCTGGGGGATTGGGAGCGGTCCCAGTTCCCGGCTTCTCTCTTGCTTGTGATATCGGTATAGTGATTGGAGCTATTGTCCACTTCCGGAAATGCCTGGGTCTGGATGATGCTTCTCTTCAAAGACTGGCCAACAGAGCAGGAAAACCTGTGGAAGAGCTGAAGGCGACAGTAAAAGCTCCATTGCTGGGCGAAATAACCCCAGATGTAATTGTGAGATTAGGTTGGGGGGTTGCTGTTGTTACCGTTTCAGCCCTGGAATTCGCTCTCGACTTTGTCCCTGTCATTGGCTCCATTTTTGGAGCAGGCTCATCATTTCTCATGACGTACAAGATACTGAGTGCTGCACTGAAGGATCTTACAGAGAATGCAGAGACAGTGGTGAAAGTTGCCTTTGAAACTGATTAA